A genomic segment from Spinacia oleracea cultivar Varoflay chromosome 3, BTI_SOV_V1, whole genome shotgun sequence encodes:
- the LOC130469232 gene encoding putative disease resistance protein RGA3 yields the protein MAEIGISIAAKLIEVMGSEIIEEICDAWGYKTHLKDLNTTVSTIKDLLRDAEAQRELSPRQQGYIADLKEVVYDADDLFDEFLTLAEMNQIHRNNKGAKLSEKVRSFFSSSKDKISEAYRVSRKVKDIKKELNEIVERHTKFGFIVDYKPIIRRREETCSYVDAKDIIGRDDDKKAIIDMLLDRNGNEDCCFLTIVGVGGLGKTALAQLVYNDEKIKSEFPDLRLWVCVSDQDGEQFDVKTILCKILELKPNDSSSLQMVQNQFQERLGGKKYFLVLDDVWNENRETWLSLEKLLMLGQRESKIVVTTRSETTSTIIGDTHAYELQGLAQEDSWHLFEMSAFHKKCKQDNHNEFVEIGRKIVAKCYNIPLAIKVVGSLLFGQNIVKWRSFEASGLAQIGNGENQIMSILKLSYHNLVPSLKSCFSYCAVFPKDYRIQKEKLIDLWMAQGYVVPLDGGQSIEDAAEEHFVILLRRCFFQEVENDQSGDVYSVKIHDLMHDVAQEVGRKEICVVTSNTKNLGDKIRHVGCFVDKCPQIISLYSNKIRSYIRGLCKEPRVDIRIDYMMCLRVLDLSYSYVRNLPDSIGKLLHLRYLNLSGNHDMEILPDEITRLHNLQTLLLNCCRSLKVLPKDFCKLVKLRHLDLEYCNDLIGMPLGMDKLTSLRVLTYFVVGRKEPSDDELKALKGLTKIKGFFDIGIGKNNRLVEGMNATGGGGYLKGMKHLRGVGIGFDSDSDSDGDDDDDDDDNLEAADGNRFDVDRCVNHEAVLETLEPPPNIKRLYIRDYDGTTINWTIFPSNLVDIMLWNCVNLQKLPVVSKLPHLKSLNLESIYKLEYMESTSSNSSSDTEATTPELPTFFPSLETLELYHMEKLKGFGNIRSSSFPRLSELEIRGCPNLTSFPPCPNLSELTIDNCPNLTLFPPCPSISKLTIQNCPNLMSYPPCPSLEELKLKGNNEALQIAVKIIRGKEEEDNAGAGNSQDDDNVKLRKVKIDNLGYLKSLPTNCLTHLEIKILYETDVEIELEVVEAFQKSASSLQSRHIDGINKLNRLFRTTGLEHFTALDELKFVNINDHQTRKTLHLHYCPKLNSLPEWIRSLSSLQSMTICLYPASFLQRLTIWIDYPKIQHIPKIILKDD from the coding sequence ATGGCCGAAATCGGAATCTCCATTGCTGCAAAACTCATTGAAGTGATGGGCAGTGAGATCATTGAAGAGATTTGCGACGCTTGGGGCTACAAAACTCATCTTAAAGACCTCAACACTACTGTGTCCACCATCAAGGACCTGCTCCGTGATGCCGAGGCGCAGCGAGAGCTTTCCCCTAGACAGCAAGGTTACATTGCGGATCTCAAGGAGGTTGTTTATGAtgctgatgatttgtttgatgagTTCCTCACTCTTGCTGAGATGAACCAGATTCATCGCAACAACAAGGGTGCTAAACTCTCTGAAAAGGTACGGAGTTTCTTTTCTTCTAGCAAAGACAAAATAAGTGAAGCATATAGAGTGTCTCGTAAGGTTAAGGACATTAAGAAGGAGTTGAATGAAATAGTCGAAAGGCATACCAAATTTGGGTTTATTGTTGATTATAAACCTATTATTAGGAGAAGGGAGGAAACATGTTCTTATGTAGATGCCAAAGATATTATTGGGAGGGATGATGATAAGAAGGCCATTATAGATATGTTGCTAGATCGTAATGGTAATGAAGATTGTTGTTTCCTGACAATAGTGGGAGTAGGAGGGTTGGGCAAAACTGCTCTTGCTCAACTTGTGTATAATGATGAAAAAATCAAAAGCGAATTTCCAGATTTGAGGTTATGGGTTTGTGTTTCAGATCAAGACGGAGAACAATTTGATGTGAAAACAATCCTTTGTAAGATTCTTGAGTTGAAACCTAATGATAGTTCCTCACTTCAAATGGTGCAAAACCAATTTCAAGAGAGATTAGGAGGAAAGAAGTACTTCCTTGTTCTTGATGATGTATGGAATGAGAACCGTGAGACGTGGctttctttggaaaagctcTTAATGTTGGGTCAACGGGAAAGCAAGATTGTGGTAACCACTCGTTCCGAGACGACATCAACTATCATAGGGGATACACATGCCTATGAATTACAAGGTTTAGCCCAGGAGGACTCGTGGCATTTGTTTGAGATGTCTGCATTTCACAAAAAATGTAAACAGGATAACCATAATGAGTTCGTTGAGATTGGGAGGAAGATTGTTGCAAAATGTTATAACATTCCTCTCGCTATAAAGGTGGTAGGAAGTCTTCTATTTGGCCAGAATATAGTTAAGTGGCGGTCATTTGAAGCGAGTGGATTAGCTCAAATTGGCAATGGTGAGAATCAAATTATGTCAATATTAAAGCTCAGTTACCACAATCTTGTACCTTCATTGAAGAGTTGCTTTAGTTATTGTGCAGTGTTTCCCAAAGATTATAGAATACAGAAGGAGAAGTTGATTGACCTTTGGATGGCACAAGGATATGTTGTGCCGTTGGATGGGGGTCAAAGTATAGAAGATGCTGCCGAGGAACATTTTGTAATTTTGTTACGGAGATGTTTCTTTCAAGAGGTAGAGAATGATCAATCGGGTGATGTATATTCTGTTAAAATCCACGACTTGATGCACGACGTCGCTCAAGAAGTGGGGAGGAAGGAAATCTGTGTAGTGACTTCAAATACAAAGAACTTGGGTGATAAAATTCGTCATGTGGGTTGTTTTGTTGATAAATGTCCTCAAATAATCTCTTTGTATAGCAATAAGATTCGGTCGTATATTAGAGGTCTTTGCAAAGAACCTCGGGTGGATATACGAATAGACTACATGATGTGCCTTAGGGTGTTGGACTTGTCATATTCGTATGTTAGAAATTTACCTGATTCAATAGGTAAGTTGTTGCACTTAAGGTATCTTAACCTATCTGGTAATCATGATATGGAGATACTTCCTGATGAAATTACAAGACTGCATAATTTGCAGACATTACTTTTAAACTGTTGCAGAAGTTTAAAGGTGTTGCCAAaagatttttgcaaattggtcaAACTGAGGCACTTGGATTTAGAGTATTGTAATGATTTGATTGGTATGCCATTGGGAATGGATAAGCTAACTAGTCTTAGAGTATTAACATACTTTGTGGTGGGTAGGAAGGAACCAAGTGATGATGAGCTGAAAGCCCTAAAAGGTCTCACCAAGATAAAAGGCTTCTTTGATATCGGAATCGGTAAAAATAATAGATTAGTTGAAGGCATGAATGCCACAGGAGGTGGTGGGTATTTGAAGGGTATGAAACATCTCAGGGGAGTTGGTATTGGATTTGATAGCGACAGTGACAGCGATGGCGATGACGATGACGATGACGATGATAACCTTGAAGCTGCAGATGGTAATAGATTTGATGTTGATAGATGTGTTAACCATGAAGCTGTGTTGGAAACCCTGGAGCCACCTCCAAATATCAAGAGGTTATATATACGAGATTACGATGGTACAACAATCAATTGGACAATTTTTCCCTCAAATCTTGTCGACATCATGCTTTGGAATTGTGTAAATTTACAGAAGCTGCCAGTGGTGAGTAAACTGCCTCATCTGAAATCATTAAATCTTGAATCCATATATAAATTGGAGTACATGGAGAGTACAAGCAGCAACAGTAGCAGTGACACAGAAGCAACAACACCAGAATTACCAACATTCTTCCCTTCCCTTGAAACGCTTGAATTATACCATATGGAAAAGTTGAAGGGTTTTGGGAACATAAGATCGAGTAGTTTTCCTCGCCTCTCTGAATTGGAAATCAGGGGATGCCCAAATCTAACGTCATTTCCTCCTTGTCCAAACCTCTCAGAATTAACAATCGATAATTGCCCAAACCTAACGTTATTTCCTCCTTGTCCAAGCATCTCAAAATTGACAATCCAGAATTGCCCAAACCTAATGTCATATCCTCCCTGTCCAAGCCTTGAAGAGTTGAAATTGAAAGGAAACAATGAAGCTTTACAAATAGCagtaaaaataataagaggtaaagaagaagaagacaaTGCTGGTGCTGGAAATTCACAAGATGATGACAATGTAAAATTACGGAAGGTGAAAATAGACAATCTGGGTTATCTCAAATCACTCCCCACAAATTGTCTTACTCACCTCGAAATAAAGATTCTATATGAAACCGATGTGGAGATTGAATTGGAAGTTGTGGAGGCATTTCAGAAGTCTGCATCTTCTCTGCAAAGCCGCCACATAGACGGAATAAATAAACTGAATAGACTTTTCAGAACAACAGGGCTGGAGCATTTCACTGC